In Oscillospiraceae bacterium, the sequence CTTTCAATCATTTTATCAAGATTTTCTATTTTTTCTGAAATATCCTGCTTCAATATCAGATATTCCTCCTGACTGATATGACCATTCTTCCAGTCAGGATGTAAGTCAACCATCATTCTTGTGCATTTTTCTCTTTCAGCAGTTTGTGTTTCAATAGCTTTTTTGATTGTTCTAACATAAAATTTACCTCCAAACAGAGTAACGAAACGGTGCTGTTTGCTATCTTTGCCTAACCGTACAAGGTAAAGTTATTGCATTCATCCCCGTCTCCTTATAAATTTGAAACGATTAGTAATTATTTATTATTTCAATATGTCATCATAACTTATCAAACTCACATTACCCATCTCATTAGCCTTATCTATACATCCTTTTGTGAACCCTGATTTTGAGAACAGATAGTAATGCTTTGTTTTATATGAGAACAGATTACCGCGTTTTATAAGTGTTTCTAAAACACCGAGGTCAACCTTTTCGTTTGTCCATTTGCATTCTGCAAAAAGGGCTGTGTTTTTATCCTGTTCTCCCATAATATCTATTTCTGCTTGTGCTTTTTCTTCGGGATCGTTACCCCACCAGCGACCAAGAGAGGTAAACTCTACAGGGCAACTACCGGAAAGAAGTTGTTTCCAAAGATACTGTTTGCAGATTTCTTCAAAAACCTTACCCATATAGTTAGAAAAATGTGGTTCAATTCGTTTGTAAACTAAATCAGCAGCACCACGCGCAATGATTGAGTTGTTTTCAAGAACAAAGCGATACCAGAAACGGAACATATTGTCCTCGATGGAATAAACTGACTTACGAGATGCCTTTTCTCCATACGGTGTTTCTTTCTGAACAATGCCAAGATTAATTAAGTTTTTAATATAAGTTGCACATACATTTGTATCTTCACCAACCTTGCTTGAAATCTCCGACATTCTCGATGAACCGGTTGCAATCGCTGTAATGATTGCTGTATAAATTGCAGGCTCACGCACTTCTTGTTTTAAGAGATTTGTTGGTTCTTCGTAGAGAAATGAGATTGGATTTAAGTATGTGTTTTTTATATTGTCTTCTACG encodes:
- a CDS encoding ATP-binding protein, coding for MFIGRERELDALNKFYKSNKFEFAVIYGRRRVGKTALINEFIDKKKAIYFMGVESNAKQNLENLSKSIMEFASGIETESSFLSFQAALEYVFKLAENERIILAIDEYPYVARSSKSLASTLQLLIDKYKDTSKLMLILCGSSMSYMEDHVLAYKAPLYGRRTAQMKLLPFDFEETCRYFKNLSDEDKALIYGVAGGTPQYLLQMDDKLSVEDNIKNTYLNPISFLYEEPTNLLKQEVREPAIYTAIITAIATGSSRMSEISSKVGEDTNVCATYIKNLINLGIVQKETPYGEKASRKSVYSIEDNMFRFWYRFVLENNSIIARGAADLVYKRIEPHFSNYMGKVFEEICKQYLWKQLLSGSCPVEFTSLGRWWGNDPEEKAQAEIDIMGEQDKNTALFAECKWTNEKVDLGVLETLIKRGNLFSYKTKHYYLFSKSGFTKGCIDKANEMGNVSLISYDDILK